A segment of the Gemmatimonadaceae bacterium genome:
CGCCACGCTGGTGGACGCCGACGAGCTCGCACGGGAGGCGGTCGCTCCCGGCAGGCCGGCTCTCGCGGCCATCTCGGCACGGTGGGGTCCGGCCGTGCTGCAGGCGGACGGTTCGCTGGACCGCGCCACGCTCCGCCGACTCGTTTTCGCCAGTCCAACCGAGCGCTCGGCGCTCGACGCCATCGTTCACCCCGAGGTGGGCCGGCTCCGCGCCGAGGCACTCGCCGCCGCGGCCCGGCGTGGCGACCGGCTCGTCGTCTGCGACATTCCCCTGCTCTTCGAGGCGGGGCTCGAGGGCACGGTGGACGGCGTCGTGCTGGTGGACGCCCCCGAGGAGGTGCGGCGGGCCCGGCTCGAACGGGATCGCCAGCTGGGCGCCGCCGACGCCGACGCGATGATGGCCGCCCAATGGCCCAGCGAACGCAAACGCTCCCGGGCGGACTGGATCATCGACAACAACGGCACCCTGGCCGAGCTCGAAACGCGCGCCCATGACGTGTTCACCGCGCTCAAGGCGCGCGCCTCGTCGCCTTGAACCCACCGTGGGCGAACGGTAGAATTCGGGCACACCTCTGACACACCTGGAGCGGTCCGTGTCCTCGATTCCTGCTGATCTGCGCTATACGGAAAGTCACGAATATCTGAAGCCCACCGCGGACGCAGGCGTGTTCTGCGTCGGCGTCACCGACTTCGCCCAGGGTGAACTGGGTGACGTCGTCTACCTCGACCTCCCGAAGGCCGGCGCGAAGTTCGGCGCGCACGACTCGTTCGGCACCATTGAGGCCGTCAAGGCCGTCTCGGACA
Coding sequences within it:
- the coaE gene encoding dephospho-CoA kinase (Dephospho-CoA kinase (CoaE) performs the final step in coenzyme A biosynthesis.) — protein: MLVIGLTGNIAAGKSSVARLFARWGATLVDADELAREAVAPGRPALAAISARWGPAVLQADGSLDRATLRRLVFASPTERSALDAIVHPEVGRLRAEALAAAARRGDRLVVCDIPLLFEAGLEGTVDGVVLVDAPEEVRRARLERDRQLGAADADAMMAAQWPSERKRSRADWIIDNNGTLAELETRAHDVFTALKARASSP
- the gcvH gene encoding glycine cleavage system protein GcvH, whose translation is MSSIPADLRYTESHEYLKPTADAGVFCVGVTDFAQGELGDVVYLDLPKAGAKFGAHDSFGTIEAVKAVSDIYAPVAGEVVEVNARLEGEPSLVNSDPYGDGWMIKLKASPADVAALLDAAAYEKHLAAGGGGH